A region of Spiroplasma endosymbiont of Crioceris asparagi DNA encodes the following proteins:
- a CDS encoding DNA translocase FtsK, with the protein MKNLENNDTEKSIYENSQEFTTAFTIEKKPHRSDAIGWMVSSTLIFFITIICALRVTIVGQFLDDVLFAFIFGWFKYIIYLLAISTAVLIYSGIKFKFKKRFLLMVFITFSTICFFISSILYFTQIAIVSDSEIHGKFWNKDIFNIFLDNYINNWKEKSVFTHNQGFKSEHWWIANINTYFNPWAGGGIIGALLCGVFSYLSIIVAIIVSIMFLIMNWAWIFKGHPLYFLPLKNKKKYKRLRILSLKSKSNGKSKRSAIVNVINLRNEIDELEIASSSNESDVTIEFPSYLKNKDNLATIEFNDELIPANDIESPYNDYEYQSVTNTKIDHTQLKTINDDEFTNSRTNMNIVSKTEEVIYEEDPTLVQQPIIRPRPMPQNTVTQQAPNVVAKPVIKKEQKEFVNSRYVLPKIDILKQNTAGQKEMAEARLIAEQKAASINLLFQQFGVNAKVTAINTGPTITKFEITPEPGTKVNSITKLENDLKLTLASQNVRIEAPIQGKAAVGIEIPNDKGLPVSMREVLQTPPSGSEQSKLLFVIGKSVTGDLMFGELDKMPHLLIAGSTGSGKSVMVNGIISSILMRAKPHEVKFIMVDPKKVELAAYARIPHLITPVINDMSLANNVLKKVIAEMDRRYMLFTQNAVKNISGFNSKQTNEEDKLPFYVVIIDELADLMMTANKKDVEDSIMRLTQMARAAGIHLIVATQRPSTDVLTGVIKSNIPTRISFSVTSSIDSRTILDSPGAEKLVGKGDMLYMPPGSSNLLRAQGAYISDAEIEKIVDHCASQQRQLFNEEFTKADEHEGNSNNLGKSSGGVDPMFNEIKAFVIDTQKASTSLIQRKFSIGYNRAAKLIDELEAAGVIGPQNGSKPREVFIQGDIDFE; encoded by the coding sequence ATGAAAAATTTAGAAAACAACGATACTGAAAAAAGCATATATGAAAATTCACAAGAATTTACTACTGCTTTTACCATTGAAAAAAAACCTCATAGAAGTGACGCTATTGGTTGAATGGTTTCTTCGACATTAATTTTTTTTATAACTATTATTTGTGCTTTAAGAGTTACTATAGTTGGGCAATTTTTAGATGATGTATTATTTGCTTTTATTTTTGGTTGATTTAAATACATTATTTATTTGTTAGCAATTTCAACTGCTGTTTTAATTTATTCAGGAATTAAATTTAAATTTAAAAAACGATTTCTTTTGATGGTATTTATTACGTTCTCAACTATTTGTTTCTTTATAAGTTCTATTTTATATTTTACTCAAATTGCAATAGTTAGTGATTCAGAGATTCATGGAAAATTTTGAAATAAAGATATCTTTAATATATTTTTAGATAATTATATTAATAATTGAAAAGAAAAATCAGTATTTACCCATAATCAAGGATTTAAATCAGAACATTGATGAATTGCAAACATTAATACATATTTTAATCCATGAGCAGGTGGGGGAATAATTGGTGCTTTATTATGTGGAGTATTTTCATATTTATCAATCATTGTAGCAATCATTGTTTCAATAATGTTTTTGATAATGAACTGAGCATGAATTTTTAAAGGTCACCCTTTATATTTTTTACCTTTAAAAAATAAAAAGAAATATAAACGTTTAAGAATCCTTTCTTTAAAATCAAAATCTAATGGTAAAAGTAAACGAAGTGCAATTGTTAATGTAATTAATTTAAGAAATGAGATTGATGAGTTAGAAATAGCTAGTTCTTCAAATGAATCAGACGTCACAATTGAGTTTCCTAGTTATTTAAAAAATAAAGATAATTTAGCAACTATAGAATTTAATGATGAATTAATTCCCGCAAATGATATCGAAAGCCCATACAATGATTACGAATATCAAAGTGTTACAAATACAAAAATAGATCACACACAGTTAAAAACTATCAATGATGATGAATTTACTAATTCTAGAACTAATATGAACATAGTTTCTAAAACTGAAGAAGTAATTTATGAAGAAGACCCAACTTTAGTACAACAACCAATCATTAGACCACGTCCAATGCCACAAAACACAGTAACACAACAAGCTCCAAATGTTGTTGCAAAACCAGTTATTAAAAAAGAACAAAAAGAATTTGTTAATTCAAGATATGTTTTACCAAAAATTGATATTTTAAAACAAAACACTGCTGGTCAAAAAGAAATGGCTGAAGCTAGACTTATTGCAGAACAAAAAGCAGCAAGTATTAATTTATTATTTCAACAATTTGGCGTTAATGCTAAAGTAACTGCAATTAATACTGGACCAACAATTACTAAATTTGAAATCACTCCTGAACCAGGAACAAAAGTTAATAGCATTACTAAGTTAGAAAATGATTTAAAACTAACTTTAGCAAGTCAAAATGTGCGTATTGAAGCACCAATTCAAGGTAAAGCAGCAGTTGGTATTGAAATTCCAAACGATAAAGGTTTACCAGTTTCTATGCGTGAGGTATTACAAACACCACCAAGTGGTTCTGAGCAATCAAAATTATTGTTTGTGATTGGTAAATCGGTGACTGGTGACTTAATGTTTGGTGAGTTAGATAAAATGCCCCATTTATTAATTGCTGGTTCAACTGGTAGTGGTAAATCAGTTATGGTTAATGGAATTATTTCTTCAATATTAATGAGAGCTAAACCTCATGAAGTTAAGTTTATTATGGTTGATCCTAAAAAAGTTGAACTTGCTGCTTATGCAAGAATTCCTCATTTGATTACACCAGTTATTAATGATATGTCATTGGCAAATAATGTATTGAAAAAAGTTATTGCTGAAATGGATCGCAGATATATGTTATTTACTCAAAATGCAGTAAAAAATATCTCTGGGTTTAATTCTAAGCAAACTAATGAAGAAGACAAGCTTCCATTTTATGTAGTAATTATTGATGAATTAGCAGATCTTATGATGACAGCTAATAAAAAAGATGTTGAAGATTCAATTATGAGATTAACTCAAATGGCAAGAGCTGCGGGAATTCATTTAATTGTAGCAACTCAAAGACCTTCAACAGATGTACTTACAGGAGTTATTAAATCAAATATTCCTACAAGAATTTCATTTTCAGTTACAAGTTCAATTGATTCAAGAACTATTTTAGATAGTCCTGGTGCTGAAAAATTAGTAGGAAAAGGGGATATGTTATATATGCCTCCAGGAAGTTCAAATTTATTAAGAGCTCAAGGCGCTTATATAAGTGATGCAGAAATTGAAAAAATTGTTGATCATTGTGCCTCTCAACAACGACAATTATTTAATGAAGAATTTACAAAAGCAGATGAACATGAGGGAAATTCAAATAATTTAGGTAAATCATCTGGTGGAGTTGATCCAATGTTTAATGAAATTAAAGCGTTTGTTATTGACACACAAAAAGCTTCAACAAGCTTAATACAAAGAAAATTTTCAATTGGATATAATAGAGCGGCTAAACTAATTGACGAATTGGAAGCAGCGGGAGTTATTGGTCCACAAAATGGTTCAAAACCACGAGAAGTTTTTATTCAAGGCGACATAGACTTTGAATAA
- a CDS encoding ribonuclease J produces MADIKFFALGGQDERGKNLFCVEINKEIYVFDCGIKYPEKSVLGIDMVTPNFTYLKDNSPRVKGVFISNPSIYNAGGVGYFLKDLPNVPIYCSEVAVEVLKERMMKSKIRYNDSSFKVIKHKDIIKFKETSVHIFRVTASFPNTFGFSLPTENGTIIYMGDYMIQANNEASFEADTLWARDQIKSEVLAFIGDSEYANRMDFTTPNHKIERFISSHMKNLKKRLVIGIFEEDVYKMYEIIRLAKESGRKVAIYGKTLLKIIQNKTVQEELDLKPSDIIKTSEVSKYPDCVIIINGTGDILYSRLDKMANDGDESITFDENDTIILAVAPMPGVEKRHAQTLDELARTNAELISLSDKAIWSMRASYEDIKLMVNIFKPKYFIPVKGLYKNFLCAEKAAIEAGIFSKNVMILKNGQTLKLSKDRLVYENEKIKVNDVYVNVVGVGDVSSIVLNERKQLSTNGILVVGVNVDSKTKEIASLIDIQMRGLVYIFEDSPIFKIMQKQVIDIIAKHTELFKKTPKEYDQENLKKEINLKIGQIVKTETGKKPIILVVINELEEDRYYLDGKR; encoded by the coding sequence ATGGCAGATATTAAGTTTTTTGCTCTTGGTGGGCAAGACGAAAGAGGTAAAAACCTTTTTTGTGTAGAAATAAATAAAGAAATATATGTATTTGATTGTGGAATTAAATATCCCGAAAAATCAGTTTTAGGAATTGATATGGTTACCCCAAACTTTACTTATTTAAAAGATAATTCACCGCGTGTAAAAGGGGTATTTATTTCTAATCCAAGTATTTATAATGCTGGTGGTGTGGGGTACTTCTTAAAAGATTTACCAAACGTACCTATTTATTGTAGTGAAGTGGCTGTTGAAGTTTTAAAAGAAAGAATGATGAAGTCTAAAATTAGATACAATGATTCAAGTTTTAAAGTAATTAAACACAAAGACATTATTAAATTTAAAGAAACATCAGTGCACATTTTTAGAGTAACTGCATCATTTCCTAATACATTTGGATTTTCATTACCAACTGAAAATGGAACAATTATTTATATGGGTGATTATATGATTCAAGCAAACAATGAAGCAAGTTTTGAAGCAGACACTTTGTGAGCAAGAGATCAAATTAAATCAGAAGTATTAGCATTTATTGGAGATTCTGAATATGCAAACAGAATGGACTTTACTACCCCAAATCATAAAATTGAACGTTTTATTTCTTCGCATATGAAAAATCTTAAAAAAAGATTAGTAATTGGAATATTTGAAGAAGATGTTTATAAAATGTATGAAATTATTCGTTTGGCAAAAGAATCTGGGCGTAAGGTAGCAATTTATGGAAAAACTTTATTAAAAATAATTCAAAACAAAACAGTACAAGAAGAATTGGATTTAAAACCATCAGATATTATTAAAACTTCAGAGGTAAGTAAATATCCTGATTGTGTAATTATTATTAATGGTACTGGAGATATTCTTTATTCAAGACTTGATAAAATGGCCAATGATGGTGATGAATCAATTACATTTGATGAAAATGACACAATTATTTTAGCAGTTGCTCCAATGCCGGGTGTTGAAAAAAGACACGCCCAAACTCTTGATGAACTAGCAAGAACTAATGCTGAACTAATTTCTTTATCAGATAAAGCCATTTGATCTATGAGAGCTAGTTATGAAGATATTAAATTAATGGTTAATATTTTTAAACCAAAATACTTTATTCCTGTTAAAGGATTATATAAAAACTTTTTATGTGCAGAAAAAGCCGCAATTGAAGCTGGTATCTTTTCTAAAAATGTAATGATCTTAAAAAACGGTCAAACATTAAAATTATCAAAAGATCGCTTAGTTTATGAAAATGAAAAAATTAAAGTTAACGATGTTTATGTTAATGTTGTGGGCGTTGGTGATGTATCTTCAATTGTTTTAAATGAAAGAAAACAATTATCAACTAATGGAATTCTAGTAGTTGGTGTTAATGTTGATTCAAAAACAAAAGAAATCGCTTCTTTAATTGATATTCAAATGCGTGGTTTAGTTTATATTTTTGAAGATTCACCAATATTTAAAATAATGCAAAAACAAGTTATTGATATTATTGCAAAACATACAGAATTATTTAAAAAAACACCAAAAGAATATGATCAAGAAAATCTTAAAAAAGAAATTAATTTAAAAATCGGACAAATAGTTAAAACTGAAACTGGTAAAAAACCTATCATATTAGTTGTTATTAACGAATTAGAAGAAGATAGATATTATTTAGATGGAAAAAGATAA
- a CDS encoding MBL fold metallo-hydrolase: protein MIKNFQNNDFNNVNAYLVIDDNKNAILFDVADKAQKISDYLKNDNLKLLAIFITHSHFDHVLGLKVFQNEHNVPIFIGENDYKNLFDCQKNLSFKRNLDWQLTSNKNIFKISEEEIKTLEKFNIRCLQFGGHTPGTTFYILNDKQIFVGDTFFKNSIGFHNVAIGTNIKRFYESLVWIWKNACK, encoded by the coding sequence ATGATTAAGAATTTTCAAAACAATGATTTTAATAATGTTAATGCTTATTTAGTTATTGACGATAATAAAAATGCAATTTTGTTTGATGTTGCTGATAAGGCTCAAAAAATTAGTGATTATTTAAAAAATGATAATCTTAAATTACTAGCGATCTTTATTACACACTCACATTTTGATCATGTGCTTGGTTTAAAAGTTTTTCAAAATGAGCACAATGTGCCAATTTTTATTGGTGAAAATGATTATAAAAATTTATTTGATTGTCAAAAAAATCTTTCTTTTAAAAGAAATTTAGATTGGCAATTAACTAGTAATAAAAATATTTTTAAAATTTCAGAAGAAGAAATAAAAACTTTAGAAAAATTTAATATTAGATGTTTACAATTTGGAGGCCATACTCCCGGAACAACATTTTATATATTAAATGATAAACAAATTTTTGTTGGTGATACTTTTTTTAAAAATAGCATAGGATTCCACAATGTAGCTATTGGTACGAATATTAAACGCTTTTATGAATCATTAGTTTGAATTTGAAAAAATGCTTGCAAATAA
- a CDS encoding rhodanese-like domain-containing protein, translated as MNLISNKDFDKIKDKAIVVDVRSEFEYSSLEKIEPSINCPIMKFLKNYEDIVGTDKSRYIVTICNGGNRSGEAAIFLRQQGYKNAYVLERGIYGYKHLI; from the coding sequence ATGAATTTAATTAGTAATAAAGATTTTGACAAAATTAAGGACAAAGCTATTGTTGTTGATGTGCGTTCTGAGTTTGAATATTCAAGTTTAGAAAAAATTGAACCATCAATTAATTGTCCAATTATGAAATTTCTAAAAAATTATGAAGATATTGTTGGAACTGATAAATCTCGCTACATTGTCACTATTTGTAATGGCGGTAATCGAAGTGGTGAGGCTGCTATTTTTTTAAGACAACAAGGATATAAAAATGCCTACGTTTTAGAACGAGGCATCTACGGTTATAAACATTTAATTTAA
- the trpS gene encoding tryptophan--tRNA ligase, with translation MKKRIISAITTTGKITLGNYIGAIKQIVDYQKDYEVFMFVADLHALTTPFEPKQLQENIRHAAALYLACGLKPESATIFIQSQVKEHANLGWVLSCHTTMGELQRMTQFKDKANIKTANGTEKIPTGILTYPTLMAADILLYDVDIVPVGRDQKQHIELTRNIATRMNNKYGEIFKIPTESIQKHGAKIMDLQDPTKKMSKSSSNAKGYISLLDDVNVARKKIASAITDSLNQVKFDPENQPGVSNLLTIYSVLKNMSMSDCEKQFQGQNYGVLKTAVADVVCELLTTIQNNFKQLINSSKLDDILKEGQQTASKLASQKLALVYKKIGL, from the coding sequence ATGAAAAAAAGAATTATTAGTGCAATTACTACTACAGGAAAAATTACCTTAGGAAATTACATTGGTGCAATTAAGCAAATTGTTGACTATCAAAAAGATTATGAGGTTTTTATGTTTGTGGCTGACTTGCATGCATTAACTACTCCTTTTGAACCAAAACAACTTCAAGAAAATATTCGTCATGCAGCAGCACTTTATCTTGCATGTGGTTTAAAACCAGAAAGTGCTACTATTTTTATTCAAAGCCAAGTTAAAGAACATGCTAATTTAGGATGGGTCTTGAGTTGCCACACAACTATGGGTGAATTGCAGCGCATGACACAATTTAAAGATAAGGCTAATATTAAAACTGCTAATGGGACTGAAAAAATTCCTACAGGAATTTTAACTTATCCTACTTTAATGGCAGCTGATATTTTATTATATGATGTTGATATTGTTCCAGTTGGACGTGATCAAAAACAGCACATTGAATTAACTAGAAACATTGCAACAAGAATGAATAATAAGTATGGGGAAATTTTTAAAATTCCCACTGAATCAATTCAAAAGCACGGTGCAAAAATTATGGATCTTCAAGACCCTACTAAAAAAATGTCAAAATCATCTTCTAATGCTAAAGGATATATTTCTTTATTAGATGATGTTAATGTTGCTCGTAAAAAAATTGCAAGCGCTATAACAGATTCACTTAATCAAGTTAAATTTGATCCTGAAAATCAACCTGGCGTAAGTAATCTTTTAACAATTTATAGTGTTTTAAAAAATATGTCGATGTCAGATTGTGAAAAGCAATTTCAAGGGCAAAATTATGGGGTTTTAAAAACTGCTGTGGCCGATGTTGTTTGTGAATTACTAACAACAATTCAAAATAACTTTAAACAATTAATTAATTCTTCAAAATTAGATGATATTTTAAAAGAAGGACAACAAACCGCTTCTAAACTTGCCAGTCAAAAATTAGCATTAGTTTATAAAAAAATTGGTTTATAA
- a CDS encoding ABC transporter permease subunit, with protein MFNWSFFKSQFKLNLNRAIVFMVLFFIINVIAIFISGTLNYDNNISSVVDYGYNVKGESQNVSSYRGEINGASKILNWTSTGAFAFFILAIFMFTSTTQLFVKEVRRGYIGSWLSLPLSRKMILLNKVLVIIVQELIIILPSFLLLTFYLIALNNNFDTKIHGKVIVENWSINKPYQYTFSKDDFKYFEFLTSGNIFINMFNSTVMLFLAGIFILTIFLTINIIFVDKAGIRKGLIVLIIVWIIFVPIANAIISMADIKALSWLKHFEINDLIAKPFDYTYDGDNNPKVDTWIKSAHKNSHIAKNIADYLISIIGLSGFGLLSVNRFDKLSLSI; from the coding sequence ATGTTTAATTGAAGTTTTTTTAAAAGCCAATTCAAGCTTAATTTGAATAGAGCAATTGTATTTATGGTTTTATTTTTTATAATAAATGTAATTGCTATTTTTATTTCTGGAACATTAAATTACGACAATAATATTAGCAGTGTTGTCGATTATGGTTATAATGTGAAAGGTGAAAGTCAAAATGTTTCTTCTTATCGTGGCGAAATTAATGGTGCTTCAAAGATTCTAAATTGAACTAGCACTGGCGCATTTGCCTTCTTTATATTAGCAATTTTTATGTTTACTTCAACAACACAATTGTTTGTTAAAGAAGTTAGAAGGGGTTATATTGGTTCGTGGTTGTCATTACCCTTATCTCGTAAAATGATTTTACTAAATAAAGTGCTTGTAATTATTGTGCAAGAATTAATTATTATTTTGCCATCATTTCTATTATTAACATTTTATTTAATTGCATTAAATAATAATTTTGATACAAAAATTCATGGTAAAGTTATTGTTGAAAACTGATCTATAAATAAACCATATCAATATACATTTAGCAAAGATGATTTTAAATACTTTGAGTTTTTAACTTCAGGAAATATATTTATAAATATGTTTAATTCGACTGTTATGTTATTTCTAGCAGGAATCTTTATATTAACAATCTTTTTAACAATTAATATTATATTTGTTGATAAGGCTGGAATTAGAAAGGGTTTAATAGTTTTAATAATTGTATGAATTATTTTTGTCCCAATTGCAAATGCTATTATCAGCATGGCAGACATTAAAGCGTTATCATGATTAAAGCATTTTGAAATAAATGATTTAATTGCTAAACCATTTGATTACACTTATGATGGAGATAATAACCCTAAAGTTGACACATGAATAAAATCAGCTCATAAAAACAGTCATATTGCAAAAAATATTGCAGATTATTTAATTTCAATAATTGGACTATCAGGATTTGGTTTATTGTCAGTAAATAGATTTGATAAATTAAGTTTAAGTATTTAA
- a CDS encoding ABC transporter ATP-binding protein has protein sequence MNAIQIKNVTKKYPNGAGNYDIQFDIEEGKVFGFIGPNGAGKSTLIRQIMGFVKSDNGSIDILGKDAWTKRAEIMKDMGYISGEPIVPEGYTGEQYLKIVCGIRKNVEWDYVLQLVKYFDFDFKRKIKKMSKGMKQKVAIIAAVMHNPKIIILDEPTSGLDPLMQQQFNSLMVKLKTEQKATIFVSSHIFSEIEKMCDRVGFIRGGHLVKDSLMKEIKNFNGANYLLTFKDKMLFEQFCNTYKEQITDIKNENLQLVFNLQTQTQEFLISIMNQFKVIAFKEIEANIEDQFIELYGDKIEMN, from the coding sequence ATGAACGCTATTCAAATAAAAAATGTAACAAAAAAATATCCTAACGGTGCTGGAAATTACGATATTCAATTTGATATTGAAGAAGGTAAAGTATTTGGATTTATTGGACCAAATGGTGCTGGGAAATCAACGTTAATTCGTCAAATTATGGGATTTGTAAAATCTGATAATGGATCAATTGATATTTTAGGAAAAGATGCATGAACTAAACGTGCAGAAATTATGAAAGATATGGGATATATTTCAGGAGAACCAATTGTTCCTGAAGGATATACTGGTGAACAGTATTTAAAAATTGTTTGCGGAATTAGAAAAAACGTTGAATGAGATTATGTTTTACAATTAGTTAAATATTTCGATTTCGATTTCAAAAGAAAAATTAAAAAAATGTCTAAAGGGATGAAACAAAAGGTGGCAATTATTGCAGCAGTTATGCATAATCCTAAAATTATAATTCTTGATGAACCAACATCGGGATTAGATCCTTTAATGCAACAACAATTCAACAGTTTAATGGTAAAACTAAAAACCGAACAAAAAGCAACCATTTTTGTTAGTTCACATATATTTTCAGAAATTGAAAAAATGTGTGACCGTGTGGGATTTATTAGAGGTGGTCACCTTGTTAAAGATTCATTAATGAAAGAGATTAAAAATTTTAATGGAGCCAATTATTTATTAACATTTAAAGATAAAATGTTATTTGAGCAATTTTGCAATACTTATAAAGAACAAATTACTGATATTAAAAATGAAAATTTACAATTAGTTTTTAATTTACAAACACAAACACAAGAATTTTTGATTAGTATTATGAATCAATTTAAAGTAATTGCTTTCAAAGAAATTGAAGCAAATATTGAAGATCAATTTATCGAATTATATGGCGATAAAATTGAAATGAATTAG
- the rplT gene encoding 50S ribosomal protein L20 has translation MARVKFGKVTRARRKRWIKMAKGYYGTKKTSFKKAHEQVQRSMAYAFVGRKLRKRDFRKLWIIRINAAVRPHGLSYSKFMNGLKLANININRKMLSELAIHENEKFLAIVEMAKKALEK, from the coding sequence ATGGCAAGAGTAAAATTTGGAAAAGTTACAAGAGCAAGAAGAAAACGTTGAATTAAAATGGCAAAAGGGTACTACGGTACTAAAAAAACTAGTTTTAAAAAAGCACATGAACAAGTTCAACGTTCAATGGCATATGCTTTTGTTGGTAGAAAATTAAGAAAAAGAGATTTCAGAAAACTTTGAATCATTCGTATTAATGCAGCGGTTAGACCACATGGTTTAAGCTATTCAAAATTTATGAATGGATTAAAATTGGCAAACATCAATATTAATCGAAAAATGTTATCTGAATTAGCAATTCATGAAAATGAAAAATTCTTAGCTATTGTTGAAATGGCTAAAAAAGCATTAGAAAAATAA
- the rpmI gene encoding 50S ribosomal protein L35 — protein MPKMKTKKALAKRVKLKPNGTLKRGKAYRSHLAQNKTTKQKRQLEKSTIVNKSDMKRLKGLIQ, from the coding sequence ATGCCAAAGATGAAAACTAAAAAAGCATTAGCAAAAAGAGTTAAATTAAAACCAAATGGGACTTTAAAAAGAGGTAAGGCATACCGTTCTCATTTAGCACAAAACAAAACAACAAAACAAAAACGTCAACTAGAGAAATCAACAATAGTTAACAAATCAGATATGAAAAGATTGAAAGGGTTAATTCAATAG
- the infC gene encoding translation initiation factor IF-3, which translates to MIESNKAAKKNEDLVNKAIKSREVIIINEDGSRKGPLNKFEALKSAEENGLDMVQVGQQGNNIAIVKFLDYGKYKYEQKRKQRENKKHQNKTENREIRLTVAIGEHDLETKAKKAREFLLNGDRIKVSLKFRGREIAYQEFGLKTLDRFFDKVKDIAKIEKEAKLNMRFLDMYIVPNKKTGGKKDAKDEN; encoded by the coding sequence ATGATCGAAAGCAACAAGGCTGCTAAAAAAAATGAAGATTTAGTTAATAAAGCTATTAAATCAAGAGAAGTCATAATTATTAATGAAGATGGTTCTAGAAAAGGACCATTAAACAAATTTGAAGCGTTAAAATCCGCTGAAGAAAATGGACTTGATATGGTTCAAGTTGGGCAGCAAGGAAATAACATCGCAATTGTAAAATTCTTAGATTATGGAAAATATAAATACGAACAAAAACGTAAACAACGTGAAAATAAAAAACACCAAAACAAAACAGAAAATCGTGAAATAAGATTAACTGTTGCAATTGGTGAACATGACCTTGAAACAAAGGCAAAAAAAGCCCGTGAATTTCTTTTAAATGGAGACCGCATTAAAGTGTCATTAAAATTTAGGGGAAGAGAAATTGCTTATCAAGAATTTGGATTAAAAACACTAGATCGTTTTTTTGATAAAGTAAAAGATATTGCAAAAATTGAAAAAGAAGCAAAATTAAATATGCGTTTCTTAGATATGTATATTGTTCCTAATAAAAAAACTGGAGGTAAAAAAGATGCCAAAGATGAAAACTAA
- a CDS encoding MupG family TIM beta-alpha barrel fold protein encodes MEKKIGISIYPEQSNFEKDKEYLELAKSLGYSVVFTSILHFIASPDAKVKAQQVLKALKYAKSIGFYTILDVEYESMKLLGITSTNMSVLVENGVDCIRLDSPSLPAEVSAFTHNKENINVQINMSNNDSFIDNIMDFQPITNNLSGCHNFYPLEDTALPFDFFMEANKKYLKYRLRTAAFIGSHSGTMTTAVGWKELPTIEMQRYMSVEAQAKLLFYTNEIDTILFGNAYATKEELEKVAAVNKYEITFDINPKNITPVEKQILEFNHFRRGDITDKFIRSTMTRVVFKNELIKKQNSKKTFNRGDVVIINSTDEKYKGECHIILEDGYVDKNGKYNYICSLKQEELWLLNFVKPWSHFRFNLI; translated from the coding sequence ATGGAAAAGAAAATTGGAATATCAATCTATCCAGAACAATCAAATTTTGAAAAGGATAAAGAATATTTAGAACTAGCAAAAAGTTTGGGTTACTCAGTTGTATTTACAAGTATCTTGCACTTTATTGCATCACCTGATGCCAAAGTTAAAGCACAACAAGTTTTAAAAGCATTAAAATATGCTAAATCAATTGGGTTTTATACAATTTTGGACGTGGAATATGAATCAATGAAATTACTTGGGATAACTTCAACAAACATGAGTGTGTTAGTTGAAAATGGTGTAGATTGCATTAGACTTGATTCACCTAGTTTGCCAGCAGAAGTTTCAGCGTTTACTCATAATAAAGAAAATATTAATGTGCAAATTAACATGTCAAACAACGATTCATTTATTGATAATATTATGGACTTTCAACCAATTACTAATAATTTATCAGGGTGCCATAATTTTTATCCCTTAGAAGATACTGCTTTACCATTTGATTTCTTTATGGAAGCAAATAAAAAGTATTTAAAATATCGTCTAAGAACTGCTGCTTTTATTGGTTCACATAGTGGAACTATGACAACTGCGGTGGGTTGAAAAGAATTACCAACAATTGAAATGCAAAGATATATGAGTGTTGAAGCACAAGCTAAATTGTTGTTTTACACTAATGAAATTGACACAATATTATTTGGTAATGCATATGCCACAAAAGAAGAATTGGAAAAAGTCGCAGCAGTTAATAAATATGAAATTACATTTGATATTAATCCTAAAAATATTACACCTGTTGAAAAACAAATATTAGAATTTAATCACTTCAGAAGAGGTGATATAACTGATAAGTTTATTCGTTCAACTATGACAAGAGTAGTCTTTAAAAATGAATTAATTAAAAAGCAAAATTCTAAAAAAACTTTTAATCGTGGAGATGTTGTAATTATTAATTCTACTGATGAAAAGTATAAAGGTGAATGTCACATAATTTTAGAAGATGGTTATGTTGATAAAAATGGCAAATACAATTATATTTGTTCTTTAAAACAAGAAGAACTTTGGTTATTAAATTTTGTCAAACCGTGATCACATTTTAGATTTAATTTAATTTAA